CTTCTACATGGGAACGGCACAGCATGCGGGGTTCAGGCACACCGCAGGAGTGGGCAATGGTACCGACCTCATATTCCATATTGCGCGCGTAGTTATATACCCGCTCCGCCTTGTCCATCGGGTCCAGGCCCTGCTGTAAATCCGGATTGTGCGTGGTCACCCCGGTGGGGCAGGTGTTTTTGTTGCACTGCATGGCCTGGATACACCCCAGGGCAAACATGAAACCGCGGCCGCAGTTGATAAAGTCCGCCCCCATCGCCAGGGCCCAGGCCACCATCGAGGGAGTGAGCAATTTGCCGGCACAGATAATCTTTATTCGATCACGCAGGCCATATTGGCTGAGCAAATCCACCACCAGTGGCAGGCTGCGGTTGAGCGGTAACCCCATGTAGTCCATCAGGCTCTGGGGTGCGGCACCGCTGCCCCCATCGGCACTGTCGATAGTGATAAAGTCCGGTGCGGATTCCACGCCCCGGCGCTGGATGGATTCGCACAGTTCGTGCAGCCAGTTGCTGGTACCTATCACACACTTGAAACCGGTGGGTTTACCGGTGACCTCGCGGATATGTCCGATCATATCCAGCAGGCCATCCACATCCCTGAATTCCGGGTGGCCATTGGGACTGATGGAATCCACCCCTACCGGGATGCCACGTACCTGGGCAATTTCCTCGGTGACCTTGATTCCGGGCAGTATCCCGCCCTTGCCCGGCTTGGCGCCCTGGGAGAGTTTCAGCTCAAACATCCTCACCTGTTTATAGGCCGCCACCTGCCGCAATTTTTCATCGGACAGATTGCCGTCGTCATCCCGCACTCCATATTTCGCGGTGCCGATCTGAAACACTATGTCGCAACCGCCAGACAGATGGTGGGAAGACAAGCCACCTTCCCCGGTATTCATCCAGATCCCCGCCCTGTCCGCCCCCCGGGACAGTGCCGTCACCGCGGGTACCGACAGGGCACCGAAACTCATGCCGGAAATATTGAAAATGGCGCGCGTGGTATAGGGTATACGCGCCGCGCCCTCCCCCACGGTCACCTCCCGCGGCGGCACCGCGTCCTTGGCCAGGGTGGGAAATGGGTGGTTGAGGAAGAGAATGTCACCGGGCTGATTCAGGGGGCGGGTGGAACCGAAAGCCAGGGTGGAATCCACATTCTTGGCAGCCCGGTAAACCCAGCTGCGCTGGGCGCGATTGAAGGGCATCTCCTCGCGATCGAGCGCGAAGAAGTACTGGCGAAAGAATTCCCCCAGGTGCTCAAACTGGTAGCGAAAACGCCCCAATACCGGGAAGTTGCGCCGTATCGCCTGCTTGGTCTGGCTGACATCGGAGAGATACAGATACACCACATAGAGCACCAGTAACACCAGCCCGAAGGCAAACAGCATGGCGAACACTTGCAGTACTTTTAGTGCAAACGCGTGAATGGCAGCTACGGCCTGAAGATCCATTCCCGTAATCCTTATTATGTGAAACTCTATTATTAAAACTCAGCGGTCATTGTATGCGCAGGAATACTGGCTTGCACAGTTTCCCGGCCGGCAATAAACTGTACAAACATACAGTAACCAACCGATCCATCAAAACTCAGCCGTGGCCAACGACTCCCCCACCAACCCTATCCAGTCCCACAAGGGGCGCGGCGCTGTCAGCAACCTGGCCGGGCGCTTTGTGGACCAGGTCAGCACCCGCGAGAGCGACGGTTGGCAACTGGAGCCCGAGGTACCCGAGCGCCTGGAAACCGTGGCGCTCGCGGAGAAGGCCAAGACCATCATCGCCACCAACAAGTCGCCGGATCTGCCCTTCAGCCAGTCGATAAACCCCTACCGCGGCTGCGAGCACGGCTGCATTTATTGCTATGCCCGGCCAGCACACGCCTATATGGACCTGTCCCCCGGACTCGATTTTGAAACCCGGCTGTTTTACAAGCCCAATGCGGCAACTTTGCTGGAGCAGGCGCTGCGCAAAAAGAATTACCAGTGCAGTCCCATTGCCCTGGGCAGCAATACCGACCCCTACCAGCCCCTGGAAAAAGACAAGCAGATCACCCGGCAGATTCTGGAGACACTGCAACGCCATCAGCATCCGCTGACCATCATCACCAAAAGCCAGCTGATTCTGCGCGACCTGCCGCTGCTGACTGAAATGGCACAGGACAATCTGGTGCATGTGGCTGTCAGTGTGACCACCCTCAGCAACGAGCTCAAACGCAAACTGGAACCCCGTACCGCGGGCCCAGCAGCGCGGCTGCGAACGATTGAGGCACTGGGCTCTGCGGGAATTCCTACGGCAGTGATGGCGGCGCCGATGATTCCCGCTCTAAATGATATGGAGCTGGAAAGCATCCTCGCCAGCGCGGCGGAGGCCGGTGCCATATACGCGGCCTATATCCTGTTGCGACTGCCATTCGAAGTGGCACCGCTATTTCGCCAGTGGCTGGCAGAGCATTATCCAGAGCGCGCGGAACATGTGATGAGCCTGGTGCAGCAGAGCCGGGGCGGGCAGGATTATCAGAGTGAATTTGGCCAGCGCCAGCGGGGAACCGGCGTGTTTGCCCAGTTACTGCAACAGCGGTTTCGAGTAAGCTGTCGCAAACTGGGACTGAACGAACGCAAGCTGGCGCTCGACTGCAACCGGTTTTTCCTGCCCCCGCAGCCCGGGGACCAACAGAGCCTGTTCTAGCTTGTGAATATTTTTTGGGAAGTGTTTTGTCCGACTGGTATGTCTATCTGATCCGCACCCGCTCCGACAGCCTGTACACCGGTATCACCCGGGACGTAGCGCGCCGCTTCGAGGAGCACAACAGCGGCGGCCCCAAGGCAGCGAAAGCACTGCGCGGCCGCGGCCCGCTGACGCTGGAATTCCAGCGAGAAGTGGCGAACAAGTCGGAAGCGTTGAAACTGGAACTCGAGATTAAGAAGTGGCCCAAGGCGCGCAAGGAAGCCCTGATTGCGGGCCACTTCAGCTTGCCCACACCGGAATCGGTGTAGGCAAAATCGTGGCAGGGTTGGCTGTGCAAGTCAGCTGCCGCGCAATCAATCCAGAATGATATGCGGCAGGAACCGGGAAGAATCTTTGGTAATCAGGGTCGCATCCTCACGAATACAAATACCCGCCGCACTGTCGCCCACCACCCAGCTACCGAGCATGGTGTAGGCATCGCCACCGCGAAGCTCGTCGCGGAATTTGGGCAGTGCATGGAAGGCCTGGCGAATATAGCGCCCGTCGGCATAAGGCCCTTCGGCCGAAAGTTTTTCCCCGGTTCCGGTAATCAGATCCACATTGGCGCCTTCGCGGGAGAACAGGGGTTTACGCACCCAACCGGCCGCCATCGGGTCACTTCCGGGAGTTTCAAAAAATGCCGGCAACAAATTCGGGTGATCGGGGTAGCGCGCCCACAGCAGCGGCAGGATACCCTTGTTCGAAAGGAGCATTTTCCAGGCGGGCTCCACCATCTGGGTATTGGCGGCGAGCGTGGCACGGCCAAAATCTTCCTGCACGATGAATTCCCACGGGTACAGTTTGAACAAGCCCTTTATCGGGTGATCATCCAGGTCGACAAACTGCGGATTCTCGCCCTTGGCATCGGTGATCACGCCGATATCTTCCAGCGCAATATAGTGCACATTCCGTCCCGCCTGCGCGGCAATATCCATCAGATAACTGACCGTGCCGCGGTCTTCGGCGTTGTCACGCACACTGGTGAAATAGAACGGCGTCGACAATTCCAGCTCGATAAACGCCTGCTCGATCTTGTCCTGCAGGGAATTGAACTGGTCCGCACGTTCCGGCAAAACGCCATTTTTGATCTGGTCTTCCAGCCACACCCACTGGAAAAAACCGGTTTCAAATAATGACGTGGGTGTGTCGTAATTGAGTTCGAGCAATTTCGCCGGGCCGGTGCCGTCGTACACCAGATCCATCCGGCCGTACAGATGTGGCTCACCGTTATTCCAGGAATTCCACACATAGCTCCAGTAATCCCGCGGGATATTGAGCTGGGTGAGCATCTCCTCGCTGCGGGTGATATCCCCCACCATATCCATCACCATCTGGTGCAGCTCTTCCGTGGGCGCCTCCAGATCCTCTTCAATCTGCTGCAGACTGAACTGGTAATAGGCGGTTTCATCCCAGTAAGGCTCGCCGTCGAAGGTATGAAAATTGAATCCCACTTCTTCGGCGTAAGTGCGCCAGTTCGCGCGCTCAGCAACGCTGATCCGTTTCATGTATTAACCGCCGTAGCTGTTGCGCATTGCCGCCTGGTGGCCGAAGCCGCCGCGCCGCACCAGGCCCCCGGCTCGGGGCTGCATCTGCGAAGGCTTCAGCGAGACTGGGCCTGTCCCTTTCGCCACCGGGGTATTGTGGGCGGTACGGTAGGTGCCACGGTCATCGCGGGATTTGTATAGCGGTTGCGTGGGGACGCTAGCGCCTGCAGCTGCGGCCTTAGTACCTGTAGCGGCGGTATTCGTGCCTGCACTGGCGGCGCCCGGCTGCTGGAAACTGGCGCCGCGATTCATCATCTGCCCGGCGAGATAACCCATCATCATCGGCATAAAAACGCTGTGACCGGATGTGGTCTGCTGCGGCGCCGTCTCACACTTGCCATCACCGAAGTCCGCTTCGCACTCTTCCTTGCTCACGTATTTGGGTGCGACCTGAGGATGCAGCGCCTTGGCCTCGGCGTATTCGGCTTCGCACTGTTCGGTGTTCCACCCTCCGGCACTGCACTCCTCCGGATTGCTGTACACCATGCCCTGCACTTCTTTTTCACAGCCGGCAATCAGCAGTGTCGCTACAGGAACGGTCAATACCAGCGCGGCTTTTTTACTGCGTTTCATCGTTTTCTTCCTGTATCTGTTAATAACTCATACATGCGGCGTTGATCAGGCCAACCGCAATGGCCACCGTAGCGGCAAAAATTCCGGCAGCCATCTCACCGTTGTCGATGCGCTCGGGCAATTGCCTGAGAACCACACGCAACACCACAAAAGTGAGAATCTGGACGACCAGCGCCACCGCGCCCCAAACCGCGCAATCCAACAGGGACAGGGAATTGGTAATGGCGCTGGAGAGCGGCAGGGCAAAACCGATAATCGCGCCGCCAAACGCCAGTGCCGCTGCAGAGTTATTCGCGCGAATCAGCGCCATCTCTGCGTGTGGCGTTATCCAGATATATATGCACACAAACACAAGCACCAGAACAATCGCCACCGCGAAATAAGCCAGAAAGGGAGGGATACCGTTTAATGATGACAATGTAGTAGCGAGCATGACCGTGTCCTTGATGGGGTTGGCAGGCATTTGCGAGGATAAAATTCTCTGGATTCTGACACAGAATAGGGAGCGGCTCTATAACACTGGCGGCGGCGCTACAACACTGGCCGCGGCGCTATAACACCGGCAGCGGCGCCATAAAACAGGCGGCGGTGTGATAAAACAGGCAGCACCGCTATCTGGCCCGGCCTGCATAAATGGTAGATTCCGCAGCGACCAGCGTGTGCTTGTCTCGGACATTGCCGGCGCTGTTCGCCGGGCTTACCGCCAGACCGCAAAGTACTCTCACCCGGGATGGAGAATCCTGCCGGGCATAGTCCGCGCGCTGGTGGTATTCTTGCGCGGTCGTAAGAAAACAGATTAAACCGGTATGTACTACTCACTCGGCGACTTGTTCTGGCTGTTCCTGCTGATTCTCGCAGCCTGGTACTTCTGGGCCGGCATGGCCGCAAAAGACCGTGTGCGCCGGATCGTAAAGGCACACTGCGCGGACACCGGCGTACAGCTGCTGGACGATACCGTGATGCTCCACCGCACCCGCCTCAAGCGCGACCGGAGCGGCCAGGTGCGCCTGCAGCGGCAGTACGAGTTTGAATTCACCTCCACCGGCGAGCGTCGCTACGGCGGTATTGCGGTACTGCACGGGCAGCGGATCACCCAGATCCAGCTTTCCCCCTTTCACCTGGCCTGAGCGCTGCCGACACCACTACCCCGTAAGGAACTCCATGCAGAAAGGCATTTACCGCCACTACAAAGGCAACCTCTACCACTTGATGGAAATTGCCACCCACAGTGAAACCGGGGAACAATTGGCCATTTACCGGGCTCTGTATGATGACTTTGGTGTCTGGGCCCGCCCGCTGTCCATGTTCTCAGAAGCCCTGGAAAAGGATGGCCAGACGATTCCCCGCTTTGCCCTGGAAAAGGCCCTGGACTGAAGGTCGCACGAATAAAAGGTCACCTGGCCGCATATAACAAGGACACTCCGTGAACAACAAACAGATCCTGATCTACGGTGCCTATGGCTACACGGGCGAATTGATTGCCCGCAAGGCCGTGGCCAAGGGGCTCAGACCCATACTGGCGGGCCGCAGCTCAAGCAAACTGGAGCCCCTGGCTACGGAGCTGGGCCTGCCGGCGATTGCCGTCGGGCTGGACGATGAGGAGACGCTCAAGCGCACGCTGCAGGGAGTATCGGTAGTCATCCACTGTGCCGGCCCCTTCTCGGCGACCGCGGAACCGATGATGCGCGCCTGTATTGCCAGTGGCGCCCACTATCAGGACATTACCGGCGAGATGGCCGTGTACCAACAGGCGCACGCGCTGGACGCGGAGGCCAAGGCCGCCAATGTGGTGCTCTGCCCCGGTACCGGCTTTGATGTCATCCCCACCGACTGCCTCGCTGCCGCCCTGCACCGGGAAATGACCAGCGCCACCCACCTGACCCTGGGGTTCGACTCCGACTCCGGACTCAGCCCCGGTACCGCCAAGACCTCCATCGAGAGCCTTGGGGTAGGCGGCGCAATACGGCGCAATGGCAAGATCGAAGTGATTCCCCACGCGGAACTGACCCGCAAGATCAATTTCGGCCGCGGTGAAAAATTTGCCGTGGCCATTCCCTGGGGAGACGTCGCCACCGCCTACTACAGCACCGAGATTCCTAACATCGAGGTGTATATCCCGATGAGCCCAAGGCGGGCGAAGAAGATGAAGGGACTCAACAAATTCCGCTGGCTGCTGCGTATGAACTGGATGCAGCAGTGGCTGAAAGGCAAGGTGGACAAGAGTGTGCGTGGCCCTACCGAAAACCAGCGCGCGGAGCAGAAAACCTGGGTTTGGGGAGAAGTCCGCAATGACCGCCGCGGCGAACGCCGGGTGGGTCGCGTGGTTACCGCCAACGGCTATGACGTCACCGTGAACGGCTCCCTCGCGGTGATGGAGTTCCTGCTCGCCTACCACGGCGAAGGCGGTTACTTCACGCCATCCAAACTCTGTGGTCCCGAACTGGTGGAAAAACTGCCGGGCTCAGGCGCCATCAAGATCGGCATAGACTGAAATCCGCAGGAGCCTGCCTTGTCCGGTTCGCCTGCAGGCAGGCTCCTACAGTCACCCTGGCGCCCACAGTTCATCAATACCCCCACACCGGTGAGATTTCACAGTCCTGACATATTTTGTTCAAGTCCGTGCAATCTAAGCTTCGTACTTTTAACCCATGCGAAGCTTACCTATCACTCTCAAAGCGGTAGATGTCTCCCTGGTGCTGCGAATGGCGCAGCGGGCGACCCGGCCAACCTCCCGCAGGAATTACCTGCTGTTGTCCCGATCTGCCGATGGCTGGCTCTATCTGGTGTCGCCGCTGCTGATCGCCCTGGAAAGTGCCGGTGCCGCCCTGCTGTTTCTCTACACCTGTGGCGCTGCCTTTGCCATTGAGCGCTCCCTCTACTGGACCATAAAAAATACCACCAAGCGCAATCGCCCACCGGAAGCCATCCCCGGGCTGCGCTCGATCATTGTGGCGAACGACCGCTTCAGCTTGCCTTCCGGCCACACCTCCGGCGCCTTCCTGTTTGTGACTATGCTGAGCCAATGCCTGAACCCACTCTGGGCCCTGGGGTATTTCTGGGCTGCGGGCGTAGGCACGTCGCGGGTGGGACTTGGGGTCCACTTCCCAACCGACGTCTGCGCCGGCGCCTTGCTAGGGACCTGTGTAGGCTTTGCCGTCAGCGGCGCACTGCTGTAACAGGCTGCGCACGGCATTCGGCACTTTTTTACTCCAGTTTTTACTCCAGCGGAGAAGTCATTTGAAAATACTGTACGGCGTTCAGGGCACCGGTAACGGGCATATTTCCCGCGCACGGGCGATGGCGGAAGCCTTCCAGCAATTCCCGCAGCTGCAAGTCCAGTGGCTGTTTAGCGGACGCCCCCAGGAAAAGCTGTTTGCCATGGAAGCGTTTGGCGACTACTGGTGGCGGGAAGGCCTGACGTTTGTGCACAAAGAAGGGAAAATTGATCAACTGGCGACTACCCGACAATTAAATTTAAGACGCCTTCTGCAAGATATTCGCGAGCTACCGGTACAGGACTTCGATCTGGTCATCAGTGATTTCGAACCGGTCTCTGCATGGGCCGCGAAGAAACGCAAATGTCCGAGCCTGGGGCTGGGCCACCAATACGCATTCAATTACTCGATCCCCACCCCCGCTTTCGGCTGGACTGCACGCAGCATTATGAAAGTCTTCGCACCGGTACAGGTCAGTCTGGGAATGCACTGGTATCACTTTGGTCACCCCATACTGCCTCCAATCGCCCACGCCCATGAACAGCCAGCACCACAGGAAAAAGACCATGTGCTGGTATACCTGCCGTTCGAGTACGCAGAGCCACTGCTGAAGCAGCTGGCGCAGGTGTCGCAGACATTCATCGTTTACGGTCTGCCCACCGATTTGCCCTGCGCCGACAACATCACCCTCAAGGCACCCTCTGTGGAAGGCTTCCGCGGCGATGTTGCCACCGCCAAAGCAGTCATCTGCAACAGCGGCTTTGAGCTGATTGCGGAAACCCTGACCCTGGGCAAACCGATCCTCACCCGCCCGCTCAAAGGACAGTTTGAGCAGGAAGCCAACGCAATGGCCCTGGATCAATTGCAACTGGCCAGGGTAGTGGACAATATCGACGCTGCCACCATCACCCACTGGCTGACGGGCAACCCTCTCGGTGTACGTATCCAATGGCCGGATGTGGCGGCAGCCATTGTCAACTGGGTAGCGGAAGGCCGTCCGACAACCCCGCAGATACTCGCCGACAGTCTCTGGGAGTCGGTAGTACCCGGCCGCGCCAGGCGCACTGCACAAAATACCGACACCCCCAAGCAGGAAAAACTGAATGGCATCGAAGGCAGCGAAAGCACTTGACCGAAAGTGACCAGAGACGAGGAATTTCATAATCGCTCCGGCTACGCAGCCATCGCGGCCTGTATAGCCATTACCTGAAAGATCATTGCCACTCCGCACCGCCCCTGCTTACTCTGAAACCACTGAAGATGTAACTCGAATACAGTGGAGCAATTATGAGTGAGCAGTACCTTAAAGAGCGGGATATCGAGTTTCTGCTGTACGAATTTCTCGATACCGAGGCGTTGTTGCAACGCCCCCGTTACCGCGAGCACTCCCGTGAAGTGTTCAACGCGACGCTACTCACCGCCCAGGCCATCGCGGAAAAATATTTTGCCAACCACTACGCCAAGGGCGACGCCTGCGAGCCCACCTTCGATGGCGACACGGTCACCCTGATCCCGGAAACACGCGAGGCATGGAAGGCGTTTACCGACGCCGGTTTTCTCGCTGCCCACTACGATTTCGAA
This is a stretch of genomic DNA from Microbulbifer bruguierae. It encodes these proteins:
- a CDS encoding DUF350 domain-containing protein; this encodes MLATTLSSLNGIPPFLAYFAVAIVLVLVFVCIYIWITPHAEMALIRANNSAAALAFGGAIIGFALPLSSAITNSLSLLDCAVWGAVALVVQILTFVVLRVVLRQLPERIDNGEMAAGIFAATVAIAVGLINAACMSY
- a CDS encoding DUF1190 domain-containing protein, whose protein sequence is MKRSKKAALVLTVPVATLLIAGCEKEVQGMVYSNPEECSAGGWNTEQCEAEYAEAKALHPQVAPKYVSKEECEADFGDGKCETAPQQTTSGHSVFMPMMMGYLAGQMMNRGASFQQPGAASAGTNTAATGTKAAAAGASVPTQPLYKSRDDRGTYRTAHNTPVAKGTGPVSLKPSQMQPRAGGLVRRGGFGHQAAMRNSYGG
- a CDS encoding phosphatase PAP2 family protein, encoding MRSLPITLKAVDVSLVLRMAQRATRPTSRRNYLLLSRSADGWLYLVSPLLIALESAGAALLFLYTCGAAFAIERSLYWTIKNTTKRNRPPEAIPGLRSIIVANDRFSLPSGHTSGAFLFVTMLSQCLNPLWALGYFWAAGVGTSRVGLGVHFPTDVCAGALLGTCVGFAVSGALL
- a CDS encoding saccharopine dehydrogenase family protein, with translation MNNKQILIYGAYGYTGELIARKAVAKGLRPILAGRSSSKLEPLATELGLPAIAVGLDDEETLKRTLQGVSVVIHCAGPFSATAEPMMRACIASGAHYQDITGEMAVYQQAHALDAEAKAANVVLCPGTGFDVIPTDCLAAALHREMTSATHLTLGFDSDSGLSPGTAKTSIESLGVGGAIRRNGKIEVIPHAELTRKINFGRGEKFAVAIPWGDVATAYYSTEIPNIEVYIPMSPRRAKKMKGLNKFRWLLRMNWMQQWLKGKVDKSVRGPTENQRAEQKTWVWGEVRNDRRGERRVGRVVTANGYDVTVNGSLAVMEFLLAYHGEGGYFTPSKLCGPELVEKLPGSGAIKIGID
- a CDS encoding DUF3301 domain-containing protein — encoded protein: MYYSLGDLFWLFLLILAAWYFWAGMAAKDRVRRIVKAHCADTGVQLLDDTVMLHRTRLKRDRSGQVRLQRQYEFEFTSTGERRYGGIAVLHGQRITQIQLSPFHLA
- a CDS encoding MJ1255/VC2487 family glycosyltransferase, which produces MKILYGVQGTGNGHISRARAMAEAFQQFPQLQVQWLFSGRPQEKLFAMEAFGDYWWREGLTFVHKEGKIDQLATTRQLNLRRLLQDIRELPVQDFDLVISDFEPVSAWAAKKRKCPSLGLGHQYAFNYSIPTPAFGWTARSIMKVFAPVQVSLGMHWYHFGHPILPPIAHAHEQPAPQEKDHVLVYLPFEYAEPLLKQLAQVSQTFIVYGLPTDLPCADNITLKAPSVEGFRGDVATAKAVICNSGFELIAETLTLGKPILTRPLKGQFEQEANAMALDQLQLARVVDNIDAATITHWLTGNPLGVRIQWPDVAAAIVNWVAEGRPTTPQILADSLWESVVPGRARRTAQNTDTPKQEKLNGIEGSEST
- a CDS encoding PA0069 family radical SAM protein; translated protein: MANDSPTNPIQSHKGRGAVSNLAGRFVDQVSTRESDGWQLEPEVPERLETVALAEKAKTIIATNKSPDLPFSQSINPYRGCEHGCIYCYARPAHAYMDLSPGLDFETRLFYKPNAATLLEQALRKKNYQCSPIALGSNTDPYQPLEKDKQITRQILETLQRHQHPLTIITKSQLILRDLPLLTEMAQDNLVHVAVSVTTLSNELKRKLEPRTAGPAARLRTIEALGSAGIPTAVMAAPMIPALNDMELESILASAAEAGAIYAAYILLRLPFEVAPLFRQWLAEHYPERAEHVMSLVQQSRGGQDYQSEFGQRQRGTGVFAQLLQQRFRVSCRKLGLNERKLALDCNRFFLPPQPGDQQSLF
- a CDS encoding DUF1653 domain-containing protein, translating into MQKGIYRHYKGNLYHLMEIATHSETGEQLAIYRALYDDFGVWARPLSMFSEALEKDGQTIPRFALEKALD
- a CDS encoding glutathionylspermidine synthase family protein; protein product: MKRISVAERANWRTYAEEVGFNFHTFDGEPYWDETAYYQFSLQQIEEDLEAPTEELHQMVMDMVGDITRSEEMLTQLNIPRDYWSYVWNSWNNGEPHLYGRMDLVYDGTGPAKLLELNYDTPTSLFETGFFQWVWLEDQIKNGVLPERADQFNSLQDKIEQAFIELELSTPFYFTSVRDNAEDRGTVSYLMDIAAQAGRNVHYIALEDIGVITDAKGENPQFVDLDDHPIKGLFKLYPWEFIVQEDFGRATLAANTQMVEPAWKMLLSNKGILPLLWARYPDHPNLLPAFFETPGSDPMAAGWVRKPLFSREGANVDLITGTGEKLSAEGPYADGRYIRQAFHALPKFRDELRGGDAYTMLGSWVVGDSAAGICIREDATLITKDSSRFLPHIILD
- a CDS encoding GIY-YIG nuclease family protein, with translation MSDWYVYLIRTRSDSLYTGITRDVARRFEEHNSGGPKAAKALRGRGPLTLEFQREVANKSEALKLELEIKKWPKARKEALIAGHFSLPTPESV
- a CDS encoding FMN-binding glutamate synthase family protein, with the translated sequence MDLQAVAAIHAFALKVLQVFAMLFAFGLVLLVLYVVYLYLSDVSQTKQAIRRNFPVLGRFRYQFEHLGEFFRQYFFALDREEMPFNRAQRSWVYRAAKNVDSTLAFGSTRPLNQPGDILFLNHPFPTLAKDAVPPREVTVGEGAARIPYTTRAIFNISGMSFGALSVPAVTALSRGADRAGIWMNTGEGGLSSHHLSGGCDIVFQIGTAKYGVRDDDGNLSDEKLRQVAAYKQVRMFELKLSQGAKPGKGGILPGIKVTEEIAQVRGIPVGVDSISPNGHPEFRDVDGLLDMIGHIREVTGKPTGFKCVIGTSNWLHELCESIQRRGVESAPDFITIDSADGGSGAAPQSLMDYMGLPLNRSLPLVVDLLSQYGLRDRIKIICAGKLLTPSMVAWALAMGADFINCGRGFMFALGCIQAMQCNKNTCPTGVTTHNPDLQQGLDPMDKAERVYNYARNMEYEVGTIAHSCGVPEPRMLCRSHVEVINERGVPVPLSDLVPDVQPKSVIASDRGIQ